Sequence from the Pseudomonas sp. 7SR1 genome:
TGCCATCCAGCGCCCCACTCCCCTGGGGTTCCCGTTGCTGGTGGAGCGGTTCAGGGAGAGCATGAGTTCGGAAAAACTGGCCGATCGGATCCGCCGGATGGTCAGAGAGCTGGAAGAAACCGCCGATCAGGGTGATCGCTGATGCCCGCCCCGTATCCTGTCCATCTGGCCGGCGAAGAACTCTGGCTGTTGCCCCAGAAAGCCCTGTACTGGCCCGCCCAGGAAACCCTGATGGTGGCGGATGCCCATTTCGGCAAGGCCGCCGCCTACCGCAGCCTCGGCCAGCCAGTGCCACACGGCACCACCGCCAGCAACATCGAGGCCCTGGACTCGCTGCTGGCAAGCCTGCCGTGCCGGCAACTGATCTTCCTTGGGGATTTTCTCCACGGCCCGGGATCCCATGCGCCGGGCACCCTGAAGGCGCTTTCCCAATGGCGTGAACGACATCCGCACCTGGCGATCACGCTGATTCGCGGCAACCACGACAAGCGCGCCGGCGACCCACCGCCCGCGCTGAACATTCGCGTCGTACCGGAGCCTTTGCTGCTGGGCCCTTTCGCTGTGCAGCACGAGCCCGAGCCGCATCCGAGCCGCCATGTCCTGGCCGGGCACGTGCACCCGGTCTACCACCTCAGTGGAAAGGGGCGCCAGCGCCTTCGCCTGGCCTGTTTTCGCCTGGGCAGCGAGATCAGCCTGCTGCCCGCCTTTGGCGCGTTCACAGGGGGTTATCGGATCGAGCAGGACAACGACTGCCGGATATTCGTGATCGGCGACAACGAAATCTGGCCCATCGACTGAAACATTGCCGGTGTTCGATCGATGGGCCAGCCTTTCGTCAGGCTACAGGGGCGGGAGGCGGCTCGTCCGGCAAGGTCGGCTCGCCGGGTTCGGTGGGTTGCTCGTTGGGGGTGTCGGGATCGGGTTGGCCGGGTATGCCTCCCGCTGCTTCGACAGGGTGGGCCAGCAAGGACCAAGCCAGGACGCCGATCTGGTTGGGCTCAAGCCTTGCCAGTTCGGCACTGATGCGCGGATCGATCTTCATAGAGCTACTCCTGAGCGAAGGCCCGTCGCGCTGAGGCAAAAACGGGCAGTACATCTGGATAGAGTATCTGCCCGCTCAGGAATTCCAACAACTCGTCAGAATCAGGTACGCGGCAATGTCACACCGCGTTGACCCTGGTATTTGCCGCCACGGTCCTTGTAGGACACTTCGCACTCTTCATCGGACTCGAGGAACAGCATCTGCGCCACGCCTTCGTTGGCATAGATTTTCGCCGGCAGGGTGGTGGTGTTGGAAAACTCCAGGGTCACGTGCCCTTCCCACTCCGGTTCCAGCGGCGTGACGTTGACGATGATGCCGCAACGGGCATAGGTGCTCTTGCCCAGGCAGATGGTCAACACGTTGCGCGGGATGCGGAAGTACTCGACCGTGCGTGCCAGGGCGAAGGAGTTCGGTGGGATGATGCAGACGTCACTCTTGATGTCGACGAAACTCTTCTCGTCGAAGTTCTTCGGGTCGACAGTGGCCGAATTGATGTTGGTGAACACCTTGAACTCATCGGCGCAGCGTACGTCGTAGCCGTAGCTGGAGACACCGAAGGAAATCAGCCGGTCGGCGCCTTCGCCACGCATCTGGCGCTCCACGAAAGGCTCGATCATGCCGTGCTCTTGCGCCATGCGGCGAATCCACTTGTCCGATTTGATGCTCATGGCGGGTGTCCTGATAGCGAGGTGGAGAAAAACTGTCCGGCATCTTACCGGGGCGCGGGACGGGTTCAAAGTGCAGCGAGCAAATCTCGCCGATCCGCCTTGATTTACGGGGCCTGCCGGCAATCGCGCGCGCCGTCAGTCACTAAAACCGAGAAACCTTCGCAAAGACCATTGGCACGTTACGGAAAAAGGGTTAAGGTGGCGTCACTGTGCTGCTTGTGTCACTGAGAATCTCTACACGATATGTTGAATTTCGATCCAACCATCTACAAGAATTTTTCCTGCTCTTTGCACTCAGTCTCGGCCAGGGTTCTTCCTGAGTCGCAGTTATCTTTGTCCAAGGAGTTACACCATGTCTAATCGCCAAACCGGTACCGTCAAGTGGTTCAACGATGAAAAAGGCTTCGGCTTCATCACCCCACAATCCGGTGACGATCTGTTCGTACACTTCAAAGCCATCCAATCTGACGGCTTCAAAAGCCTGAAAGAAGGCCAGCAGGTTTCTTTCGTCGCTACTCGCGGCCAGAAAGGCATGCAAGCTGAAGAAGTAACAGTTATCTAACTTTTCCTGATCCAGCAAAAGCCCCGCCCTCAAAAGCGGGGCTTTTTTATGCCTGCCTGCTTTAACCAGGCACAAAAAACTGTGGGAGCGAGCCTGCTCGCGATAGCCATTTGTCAGTCAGCCTGGGTATGGCTGATCTGCCGCTATCGCGAGCAGGCTCGCTCCCACAGGGTTTATCCCTGGCCCGGGATTACCAGGTCACGCCAAACCCGGCCGTGTAGCGGGTCTTGCTCAGGTCGCTGTCCTCGGTGCCCTCGATGACATCCTTCTCGGCCTTGAGGTTGAGCGATGCCCAGTCGGTGACCTTGTAGCGCAGCCCCACCTCGGCGTCATAGGCATACTCCGCGACCCCGGACAGCGGCTTGCCCACTTCGCCGTTGGTAAAGAACTCGACGCGCTTGCCTATGAGATAGCGGTTGTAGTCCCACTTCATGGCAACGGAATAGAAATTGTCCTTGCCGCCGTCCCGGTACTCGTAGTCCGTGCGGTTCAACAGCGAGCCCAGCGAGAACGCCCCGAGTTCGTCATCCCAGAACTGATAGCCCGGACCGGTACCCACCACGCGCTGGCGGGCCAGGTCTTCGACCTTGTCGCGCTTGTAATTGAGGCGACCCTGCCAGAACCACTTGTCCGTCAGGAACCGGTCCAGGGAATATTCCAGCCTCCAGTTATCGGCCGAAACCACGTCATCCTGGAATTCACGGTTGTATTCGCCCTCGGCGGTATGCCGCCATCGGCCATGGCGCGCCGAAGTCTTGAAATCGATGTCGTAATCGTCGGTATCGTTTTCCGCGCGTTGATAATCCAGCGCGGCATCGATGTTGCCCTTCCACACCAGGTCTTCGACCACCGGCTTGGGCTTGAGAATCTGCTGGATACTCGCCAATTCCACCGTCTTGGGTTCGTCACCGTTGGCCAGGGTGACCTTGCCGTCGTCGGCCGCTTGCAGGGCCTTGGCTTTTTCACCGGAGTAGGCGTCCTGCTTGACCAGTAGCTGCTGGTCGCTCTCAAGGGTCTTGACCTGGTTCCAGTCGATGGGGACCGCACCCGCATACTCGGTCTGGATCAGCAATTTGCCGCCATCGAAAACGGTGATCTTTCCGCTAAGCTTGTCGCCGTTCTTCAGCCAGACGGTATCGGCAAGCAAGGGCATGGAGGCGCTGGTGACAGCTAGGCATAACAGGGTTCTGGACAACATAAGCGATAATGGGCTCAAGTTTTCGGTGAAAAGGCGGCATTATCCCCCGGGATGACACCTCAGCAACGACTGACCCGCGTATGGGGAATGAGTTCATTTCTCAACCGGTCCTGTAGGAATTAATCTACGGACGGACACTTCTTTCAGGAAAACCCAATGTGACTGATCTTCCAGCGGCCACCGAAGACGCCGCGCAAATCCGCCGCACCACTCTTTACCTGACCCTGGCGCAGGTGCCGGCCGGCAAGGTGGTCACCTATGGTCAGCTCGCCGAAATGGCCGGCCTGGGCCGTGCGGCCCGCTGGGTCGGCCGAACCCTCAGCCAGTTGCCCGAGGACACCCGACTGCCCTGGCACCGGGTGCTGGGTGCCGGCGGTCGGATCAGCCTGCCGGCGGGCAGCGCTTCAGGGGACGAACAGCGGGCACGCCTGCGCCTGGAGGGCATCAGTGTCCTGAACAATCGTGTTGATATTCGGCGTCATGGCTGGCGCCCGGTAGAGCACAGCGGTTAGAGTGCGCGCTTTGTTTTCGCAATTTTTGAGGCAGACTTCAG
This genomic interval carries:
- the pdeM gene encoding ligase-associated DNA damage response endonuclease PdeM codes for the protein MPAPYPVHLAGEELWLLPQKALYWPAQETLMVADAHFGKAAAYRSLGQPVPHGTTASNIEALDSLLASLPCRQLIFLGDFLHGPGSHAPGTLKALSQWRERHPHLAITLIRGNHDKRAGDPPPALNIRVVPEPLLLGPFAVQHEPEPHPSRHVLAGHVHPVYHLSGKGRQRLRLACFRLGSEISLLPAFGAFTGGYRIEQDNDCRIFVIGDNEIWPID
- the dcd gene encoding dCTP deaminase; translation: MSIKSDKWIRRMAQEHGMIEPFVERQMRGEGADRLISFGVSSYGYDVRCADEFKVFTNINSATVDPKNFDEKSFVDIKSDVCIIPPNSFALARTVEYFRIPRNVLTICLGKSTYARCGIIVNVTPLEPEWEGHVTLEFSNTTTLPAKIYANEGVAQMLFLESDEECEVSYKDRGGKYQGQRGVTLPRT
- a CDS encoding cold-shock protein, encoding MSNRQTGTVKWFNDEKGFGFITPQSGDDLFVHFKAIQSDGFKSLKEGQQVSFVATRGQKGMQAEEVTVI
- a CDS encoding DUF481 domain-containing protein, with protein sequence MLSRTLLCLAVTSASMPLLADTVWLKNGDKLSGKITVFDGGKLLIQTEYAGAVPIDWNQVKTLESDQQLLVKQDAYSGEKAKALQAADDGKVTLANGDEPKTVELASIQQILKPKPVVEDLVWKGNIDAALDYQRAENDTDDYDIDFKTSARHGRWRHTAEGEYNREFQDDVVSADNWRLEYSLDRFLTDKWFWQGRLNYKRDKVEDLARQRVVGTGPGYQFWDDELGAFSLGSLLNRTDYEYRDGGKDNFYSVAMKWDYNRYLIGKRVEFFTNGEVGKPLSGVAEYAYDAEVGLRYKVTDWASLNLKAEKDVIEGTEDSDLSKTRYTAGFGVTW
- a CDS encoding MGMT family protein — encoded protein: MTDLPAATEDAAQIRRTTLYLTLAQVPAGKVVTYGQLAEMAGLGRAARWVGRTLSQLPEDTRLPWHRVLGAGGRISLPAGSASGDEQRARLRLEGISVLNNRVDIRRHGWRPVEHSG